One part of the Anopheles coustani chromosome 2, idAnoCousDA_361_x.2, whole genome shotgun sequence genome encodes these proteins:
- the LOC131266849 gene encoding ets DNA-binding protein pokkuri — MKLLPIPLSPLNAPPPLGLWNSELLWRYPPAPPSPLADLKTQLPPQLNTDPRIWGRDEVVVFLRFCEREFDLPKFDLDLFQMNGKALCVLTKNDLAERSPGAGDVLHNVLQMLIRDAQTLHRHLPSSPVTPTGRYPLSPHSHPPTPNWSALAPPDSPFFHSSHLQQFMAASNSVTLSPAPSIDSQAGSPPSQSHGEQNVFQQSAAKSSSSSSSSASSSSTNGGIAGGSTNGTGANGSATNNGNSSSSIISSSSSTSSSVSNQSDSDEDNGGANANANGGSSSAGNGSGSSSHGFHPLPLTHPDSKLPLIATHPPQQSPPLTPISKETQHLGQLQLLDTKTLQYPVSSLLNGGSSGSRENCQSERGSSSAASNATAAAVAAAVLSLKGAAALNSPPANGAGSPPGSASAPNTPGAFLPVKREFFPDSPEPNTISSSGSLSDGRLLWDFLQQLLNDPSQRYSSYIAWKCRDTGVFKIVDPAGLAKLWGKQKNHLSMNYDKMSRALRYYYRVNILRKVQGERHCYQFLRNPTELKSIKNISLLRQTMAASQAAAAAAAAQSNGHSGSNGSGAGNGNGAGGSNGAVNPLMSLLPNGANIHHLAAAAAAAAASQNGPLSPSSSTSSASPSSLHHHHHHLQQQQQQQHHLAVQNGNGSSAGPHHRNIKMETDLDDLKPTDLSTNDRKFTYGSPVNGTDCYPLIRNANGLTTIQLLRQQQQQQQQQQSEAGSPPSSPTPLSINSQSLHTISNNLHHLHQQQLQVQAQAAAAAAIAAAAEARQQQHDQDQQDHHPHHLHPHHHHHHHSGRNGSRSSSTSGTSEHGEHHDRDRDTPSPANSDSSHPSALQQQQQQQQQQQHHEMHIKSDDDSMMPTDLSKSEPMYYK; from the exons ATGAAGCTCCTACCGATCCCACTCTCCCCACTGAACGCCCCACCGCCCCTTGGGCTGTGGAACTCGGAACTCCTTTGGCGTTACCCGCCGGCACCGCCGAGTCCGCTGGCCGACCTTAAGACGCAGCTCCCGCCACAGCTCAACACCGACCCGCGCATCTGGGGTCGCGATGAGGTGGTCGTGTTCTTGCGCTTCTGCGAGCGTGAGTTCGATCTGCCCAAGTTCGACCTGGACCTGTTCCAGATGAACGGCAAGGCGTTGTGTGTGCTCACGAAGAACGATCTGGCCGAGCGCAGCCCCGGTGCCGGTGATGTCCTGCACAACGTTCTGCAGATGTTGATCCGGGACGCACAGACACTGCACCGCCACCTGCCGAGCAGTCCGGTCACGCCCACCGGTCGCTATCCCCTGTCACCCCACAGTCACCCGCCGACGCCGAACTGGAGCGCGCTGGCTCCGCCGGACAGTCCGTTCTTCCACAGTTCACACCTGCAGCAGTTCATGGCCGCGTCCAACTCGGTCACGCTCAGCCCGGCCCCTTCCATCGACTCGCAGGCCGGCAGTCCGCCCTCGCAGAGCCACGGCGAGCAGAACGTGTTCCAGCAAAGTGCCGCCAAGTCGtcctcgtcatcgtcatcctcGGCTTCTTCGTCGTCGACGAACGGTGGTATTGCGGGCGGCAGCACCAACGGAACCGGCGCCAACGGATCGGCCACCAACAATGGtaacagcagcagtagcatcatcagcagcagcagcagcacgagcAGCAGCGTCAGCAACCAGTCCGATTCGGATGAGGACAATGGCGGTGCGAACGCGAATGCCAACGGTGGAAGCAGTTCCGCCGGCAATGGCAGCGGTAGCAGCTCCCACGGATTCCACCCGCTTCCACTGACCCACCCGGACAGCAAGCTGCCACTGATCGCCACCCATCCCCCGCAGCAAAGTCCCCCGCTGACACCGATCTCGAAGGAAACGCAACACCTTGGCCAGCTACAGCTGCTTGACACCAAGACGCTCCAATACCCTGTCTCTTCGCTCCTGAACGGCGGTAGCTCCGGATCACGCGAGAACTGTCAGTCGGAGCGTGGCTCATCGAGTGCAGCCTCCAACGCAACGGCCGCCGCCGTTGCAGCAGCCGTACTCAGCCTGAAGGGCGCGGCCGCTCTCAACTCTCCGCCGGCCAACGGTGCCGGATCGCCACCCGGGTCCGCCTCGGCCCCCAATACGCCCGGCGCCTTCCTGCCCGTAAAGCGCGAGTTCTTCCCCGACAGTCCCGAACCCAACACAA TTTCGTCCTCCGGTTCGCTTTCAGACGGCCGCCTGCTGTGGGACTTCTTGCAGCAGCTGCTGAACGATCCGAGCCAGCGGTACAGCAGCTACATTGCGTGGAAGTGCCGCGACACGGGCGTCTTCAAGATCGTTGATCCGGCCGGCCTGGCCAAGCTGTGGGGCAAGCAGAAGAACCACTTGTCGATGAACTACGACAAGATGTCACGGGCCCTGCGGTACTACTACCGCGTCAACATTCTCCGGAAGGTGCAAGGTGAACGCCATTGCTACCA GTTCCTACGCAACCCGACGGAGCTGAAGAGCATCAAGAACATTTCGTTACTGCGCCAAACGATGGCCGCCAGTCAAGCGGCCGCAGCAGCTGCCGCCGCCCAATCGAACGGCCATTCCGGTAGCAATGGTAGCGGGGCGGGCAATGGAAATGGTGCGGGCGGTAGCAACGGTGCGGTGAATCCGCTCATGTCCCTCCTACCGAATGGTGCCAACATTCACCATCTggctgccgctgccgctgccgccgccgcctcccAGAACGGCCCACTCTCCCCGTCATCGTCCACGTCGTCCGCGTCGCCATCGTCCctgcaccatcaccaccatcacctgcagcagcagcagcagcagcagcatcatctcGCAGTACAAAACGGAAACGGATCGTCCGCCGGTCCGCACCATCGCAACATTAAGATGGAAACCGATCTGGACGATCTGAAGCCGACCGATCTCAGTACGAACGATCGAAAGTTTACCTACGGCTCGCCGGTCAACGGCACCGATTGCTACCC ATTGATTAGAAACGCGAATGGATTGACGACGATTCAGCTACtccggcagcagcaacagcagcagcagcagcaacagtcggAAGCTGGCTCACCGCCGTCCTCTCCGACCCCGCTATCGATCAACTCCCAGTCCCTGCACACGATCAGCAACAACCTACACCAtctgcaccagcagcagctgcaggtGCAGGCGCAGGCTGCAGCCGCCGCAGCCATCGCAGCCGCTGCCGAAgctcgccagcagcagcacgaccAGGACCAGCAGGATCACCATCCGCATCACCTTCACccacaccaccatcaccaccatcacagtGGGCGAAATGGTAGCCGGAGCAGCAGCACGAGCGGAACCAGCGAGCACGGCGAGCATCACGATCGCGACCGGGATACGCCCTCGCCCGCCAACAGCGACTCATCGCATCCCTCAGCtttgcagcaacagcagcagcagcagcagcagcagcaacatcacgAGATGCATATCAAAAGCGACGACGACAGCATGATGCCGACGGATCTGAGCAAATCTGAGCCCATGTACTACAAGTAA
- the LOC131266856 gene encoding zinc finger protein 182-like isoform X2 — MAEVLSNCAQVQISDEVALSTMLCRECAKTLEGIYNFAKKVQESDRKLRTRLDQEISLSKESKSFGAYIEEEVINDNHVTTGEFEDEAIVEEVYFFNAPQTIPISKPSMTCVVDSYGEDRKDSEEWSEKDASLIQQLEVMEKFVCCGCLKMFKTKSEQRSHSAQNHARTKNDTKIHICGICFKRYLTQKALEKHVKIMSQVKYIYECLQCHKRYTEISKAKQHSLERHLKDSQKHVWHETEYDSEPKICCAQACGMSFENEELLLSHSHAVHRINKIEFSFADKLKKPIECHVCFKRFETELSLRRHQQRSYKPLFHQCALCGLKFRGGEALAIHERSHRNEKPYSCETCQKTFASKTVLKTHQLTHSEERPFTCETCGHAFRRKSNLQVHVLSHTDEHPFLCDLCPAKFKAKTHLNYHMRTHTGLKPYRCRHCEKSFADHTNRERHEMSHTGIKPYKCGHCGKSFTQKRILIRHETTHSGRSLKKKAALKARIETNSTNNHDANCE, encoded by the exons ATGGCTGAAGTACTTAGTAATTGTGCACAAGTACAG ataAGCGATGAAGTAGCGCTTTCTACCATGCTGTGCCGTGAATGCGCGAAAACTTTAGAAGGGATCTACAATTTCGCAAAGAAGGTGCAAGAGTCAGATCGGAAATTAAGAACGAGATTGGATCAGGAGATTTCGCTCTCGAAGGAAAGTAAATCGTTTGGAGCTTATATCGAAGAGGAAGTCATCAACGACAATCATGTAACTACTGGCGAATTCGAAGACGAAGCAATTGTAGaagaagtttatttttttaacgcgCCACAAACAATACCCATTTCAAAACCCTCAATGACATGCGTTGTTGACTCGTACGGGGAGGATAGGAAAGACTCTGAAGAATGGTCTGAAAAAGATGCGAGCCTGATACAACAATTAGAAGTTATGGAGAAGTTTGTTTGCTGTggttgtttaaaaatgtttaaaactaaATCCGAGCAACGATCTCACAGTGCACAGAACCACGCAAGAACGAAAAATGATACTAAAATACACATTTGTGGCATTTGTTTCAAGCGGTATTTAACGCAGAAGGCTTTGGAAAAGCATGTTAAAATAATGTCGCAAGTAAAGTACATTTATGAATGCTTACAATGCCACAAAAGATACACCGAAATCAGCAAAGCGAAACAACACTCTTTAGAACGTCATCTAAAGGATAGTCAGAAGCATGTCTGGCACGAAACTGAATACGACAGCGAACCAAAGATCTGCTGTGCTCAAGCCTGTGGAATGTCGTTCGAAAATGAAGAGCTACTCCTGTCTCACTCCCATGCTGTGCATcgtataaataaaattgaattctCATTTGCAGACAAGCTGAAGAAACCGATCGAATGCCACGTTTGCTTCAAACGGTTCGAGACGGAACTTTCCCTTAGGCGACACCAGCAACGAAGCTACAAACCACTCTTCCACCAGTGTGCGCTTTGTGGCCTAAAATTTCGTGGTGGTGAAGCGCTAGCAATACACGAGCGCTCGCATCGTAACGAAAAGCCGTACAGTTGCGAAACGTGccaaaaaacgtttgccaGCAAAACGGTACTAAAAACCCATCAGCTAACACACTCCGAAGAAAGACCGTTCACTTGTGAAACTTGTGGACATGCTTTTCGCCGGAAATCCAATCTGCAGGTGCATGTCCTTTCGCACACGGATGAACACCCATTTCTATGTGACCTTTGTCCGGCAAAGTTTAAGGCAAAGACACACCTGAACTACCATATGCGGACGCATACGGGTTTAAAACCGTACCGGTGTCGGCATTGTGAGAAATCCTTTGCCGACCACACGAACCGAGAACGCCATGAGATGAGCCATACAG GAATAAAGCCGTATAAATGTGGACACTGCGGTAAATCGTTTACTCAAAAACGGATTCTAATCAGACACGAAACTACACATTCTG GACGTTCTTTGAAAAAGAAGGCAGCCTTAAAGGCGCGTATCGAAACTAATTCTACGAACAATCATGATGCTAATTGTGAATAA
- the LOC131266856 gene encoding zinc finger protein OZF-like isoform X1 encodes MAEVLSNCAQVQISDEVALSTMLCRECAKTLEGIYNFAKKVQESDRKLRTRLDQEISLSKESKSFGAYIEEEVINDNHVTTGEFEDEAIVEEVYFFNAPQTIPISKPSMTCVVDSYGEDRKDSEEWSEKDASLIQQLEVMEKFVCCGCLKMFKTKSEQRSHSAQNHARTKNDTKIHICGICFKRYLTQKALEKHVKIMSQVKYIYECLQCHKRYTEISKAKQHSLERHLKDSQKHVWHETEYDSEPKICCAQACGMSFENEELLLSHSHAVHRINKIEFSFADKLKKPIECHVCFKRFETELSLRRHQQRSYKPLFHQCALCGLKFRGGEALAIHERSHRNEKPYSCETCQKTFASKTVLKTHQLTHSEERPFTCETCGHAFRRKSNLQVHVLSHTDEHPFLCDLCPAKFKAKTHLNYHMRTHTGLKPYRCRHCEKSFADHTNRERHEMSHTGIKPYKCGHCGKSFTQKRILIRHETTHSAGRSLKKKAALKARIETNSTNNHDANCE; translated from the exons ATGGCTGAAGTACTTAGTAATTGTGCACAAGTACAG ataAGCGATGAAGTAGCGCTTTCTACCATGCTGTGCCGTGAATGCGCGAAAACTTTAGAAGGGATCTACAATTTCGCAAAGAAGGTGCAAGAGTCAGATCGGAAATTAAGAACGAGATTGGATCAGGAGATTTCGCTCTCGAAGGAAAGTAAATCGTTTGGAGCTTATATCGAAGAGGAAGTCATCAACGACAATCATGTAACTACTGGCGAATTCGAAGACGAAGCAATTGTAGaagaagtttatttttttaacgcgCCACAAACAATACCCATTTCAAAACCCTCAATGACATGCGTTGTTGACTCGTACGGGGAGGATAGGAAAGACTCTGAAGAATGGTCTGAAAAAGATGCGAGCCTGATACAACAATTAGAAGTTATGGAGAAGTTTGTTTGCTGTggttgtttaaaaatgtttaaaactaaATCCGAGCAACGATCTCACAGTGCACAGAACCACGCAAGAACGAAAAATGATACTAAAATACACATTTGTGGCATTTGTTTCAAGCGGTATTTAACGCAGAAGGCTTTGGAAAAGCATGTTAAAATAATGTCGCAAGTAAAGTACATTTATGAATGCTTACAATGCCACAAAAGATACACCGAAATCAGCAAAGCGAAACAACACTCTTTAGAACGTCATCTAAAGGATAGTCAGAAGCATGTCTGGCACGAAACTGAATACGACAGCGAACCAAAGATCTGCTGTGCTCAAGCCTGTGGAATGTCGTTCGAAAATGAAGAGCTACTCCTGTCTCACTCCCATGCTGTGCATcgtataaataaaattgaattctCATTTGCAGACAAGCTGAAGAAACCGATCGAATGCCACGTTTGCTTCAAACGGTTCGAGACGGAACTTTCCCTTAGGCGACACCAGCAACGAAGCTACAAACCACTCTTCCACCAGTGTGCGCTTTGTGGCCTAAAATTTCGTGGTGGTGAAGCGCTAGCAATACACGAGCGCTCGCATCGTAACGAAAAGCCGTACAGTTGCGAAACGTGccaaaaaacgtttgccaGCAAAACGGTACTAAAAACCCATCAGCTAACACACTCCGAAGAAAGACCGTTCACTTGTGAAACTTGTGGACATGCTTTTCGCCGGAAATCCAATCTGCAGGTGCATGTCCTTTCGCACACGGATGAACACCCATTTCTATGTGACCTTTGTCCGGCAAAGTTTAAGGCAAAGACACACCTGAACTACCATATGCGGACGCATACGGGTTTAAAACCGTACCGGTGTCGGCATTGTGAGAAATCCTTTGCCGACCACACGAACCGAGAACGCCATGAGATGAGCCATACAG GAATAAAGCCGTATAAATGTGGACACTGCGGTAAATCGTTTACTCAAAAACGGATTCTAATCAGACACGAAACTACACATTCTG CAGGACGTTCTTTGAAAAAGAAGGCAGCCTTAAAGGCGCGTATCGAAACTAATTCTACGAACAATCATGATGCTAATTGTGAATAA
- the LOC131266859 gene encoding zinc finger protein 98-like, whose product MAQNYCRVCKQVLLGRDEHLSLFSTLGERTIAELFTELCGIVIQPDDGLPTSACEECVESIAIAIGVREKCIETDRQLREMVASVMLDHKPMDPTIDFSPKKELPVHDAEVGFDGMDEFSQNMYALGANSMMMEESSEGSNNLLNNTAHPTIVQEQILPEGFLEILNSTGNPPGQADGPKSCCGCELSFQTESDLQEHSLAAHYSDRVICNAKPFECAVCYKRFTDEASLVLHGNTRSLCHRCRFCEKRFNDRKQLQFHEKYHRKKYVTRDETCECDFCGRSFRFRSSLKAHAKLHTVDANDRLYKCSQCERRFLRRTHLRSHEISHSNETPFGCGLCTLKFKRKHNLTAHLKIHDGSNKTYKCRYCGMSFMHQSTRAYHEVSKHTGNYPFTCSICGRNFFRKPLFDKHMGRHAFLKMNTK is encoded by the exons ATGGCGCAAAATTACTGCCGTGTATGCAAACAAGTCCTGCTAGGAAGAGATGAACATCTTTCTCTATTTTCCACCCTGGGCGAACGAACGATCGCGGAGTTATTCACCGAGTTGTGCGGTATAGTG ATACAACCTGACGACGGGCTACCTACTAGTGCATGCGAAGAATGTGTAGAGAGCATAGCCATTGCCATCGGCGTGCGAGAAAAATGTATCGAAACGGACAGGCAGTTGAGGGAAATGGTTGCCAGCGTGATGCTTGACCACAAACCTATGGATCCGACAATTGACTTCAGTCCAAAGAAGGAACTACCCGTGCACGACGCAGAGGTTGGCTTCGATGGAATGGATGAATTTTCGCAAAATATGTACGCCCTCGGCGCGAACAGTATGATGATGGAGGAGAGTAGCGAAGGGAGCAACAATCTGCTGAACAACACGGCTCATCCGACAATTGTACAGGAACAGATTCTACCCGAAGGATTTCTGGAGATTCTCAACTCGACGGGTAACCCACCGGGACAAGCGGATGGTCCAAAAAGTTGCTGCGGCTGTGAACTATCGTTTCAGACAGAGAGCGATTTACAAGAACATTCTTTAGCAGCGCACTACAGTGACCGAGTGATTTGCAATGCGAAACCATTTGAGTGTGCCgtatgctacaaacggttcaCCGACGAGGCGAGTTTAGTTCTGCACGGCAACACACGTAGCCTCTGCCATCGATGTCGGTTCTGCGAGAAGCGCTTCAACGACCGCAAGCAGCTCCAGTTTCACGAGAAGTATCATCGGAAAAAGTACGTGACCAGGGACGAAACGTGCGAGTGCGACTTTTGCGGACGTTCGTTTCGCTTCCGATCGAGTCTGAAAGCTCACGCCAAACTACATACGGTCGATGCAAACGATCGACTTTACAAATGTAGCCAGTGTGAGCGACGGTTCTTACGGCGGACACACTTACGTTCGCATGAAATTTCGCACTCCAACGAAACCCCTTTCGGTTGCGGACTCTGCACGCTGAAGTTCAAACGAAAGCACAATTTGACGGCACATCTGAAGATTCACGATGGGAGCAATAAAACGTACAAGTGCCGCTACTGCGGGATGTCTTTTATGCATCAATCAACCCGGGCGTATCACGAGGTAAGCAAGCACACTGGCAACTATCCTTTTACGTGCAGCATTTGTGGGCGAAACTTCTTCCGGAAACCGCTCTTTGATAAGCACATGGGACGCCATgcatttttgaaaatgaacactAAGTAA